Proteins from a genomic interval of Choristoneura fumiferana chromosome 12, NRCan_CFum_1, whole genome shotgun sequence:
- the mst gene encoding misato mitochondrial distribution and morphology regulator has product MSTREILTLQFGHYSNYVGSHFWNIQELGFDYTGAVKTECNHDILYREGQTAKGELTYTPRLLLCDLKGSLKTLPCNGGLPDDLCYKYEDVLWDGVEKIEEPAAPKNEYLGDIDSAGPSATASKQYDLDNSVNTWTDFLYPRLHPRSVNIVKQYSHGDDNTLFDTYNTGHVVWKSDFGDDFSDNIRKYVEECDSIQGFHINFDCTDGFSGLAIGCIEHIVDEYTKPILAHPIIASHYPDNSPTTQEERDVSNLKDSARLVNTLLSIEALSQHATLFVPLCTGDKGWRKPGNPRLFEHINYNPEKYYHSSALLASAMDTLSQKYRHKSNVYTLSDICADLTGYGRKMAAASLGIPLTMNESEYLIDYLNKTTKPIYTCITPSCKIATDKIFQLITVRGIQDGRLKAPLKDAKEQLNLPAYRCRDVKEMFELYFQANNFLSATNITVCEKPLEVKTPYPKFFSGNLNKYGFVKKDCSEDKIENCPIIAGYHNGNFMTDMIEKLHREVSRIKFAKLHKFKEEGLEAAEYQETLDRLSEFKDNYEDNFEL; this is encoded by the exons ATGTCAACACGCGAGATACTAACGTTACAATTTGGGCACTATTCAAATTATGTAGGATCCCATTTTTGGAACATACAAGAACTTGGTTTCGACTACACCGGTGCTGTAAAGACTGAATGCAATCACGATATTCTGTACCGAGAAGGTCAAACAGCGAAAGGAGAACTAACCTATACACCTAGATTACTATTATGCGATTTAAAGGGGTCCTTAAAAACATTACCTTGTAATGGTGGTTTGCCTGATGACTTATGTTATAAATACGAAGATGTTCTTTGGGACGGCGTTGAAAAAATAGAAGAACCAGCTGCGcctaaaaatgaatatttaggaGATATAGACTCTGCTGGGCCTTCTGCGACAGCCTCAAAGCAATATGATTTGGACAACAGCGTAAATACTTGGACAGATTTTTTGTACCCCAGGCTACACCCTCGTTCTGTTAATATTGTTAAGCAATATAGTCATGGAGATGATAAT acacTTTTCGACACATACAATACTGGGCATGTAGTATGGAAATCCGATTTTGGAGATGACTTCAGTGACAATATTAGAAAATATGTTGAAGAATGTGACAGCATACAGGGTTTCCATATAAACTTCGACTGTACTGATGGCTTCTCAGGTCTTGCCATTGGGTGCATAGAACATATAGTTGATGAATATACCAAGCCAATATTAGCACATCCTATCATAGCTTCTCACTATCCAGACAATTCGCCCACAACTCAAGAAGAGAGAGACGTTTCCAATTTAAAAGACTCTGCAAGACTCGTCAATACACTTCTTTCAATAGAAGCATTATCTCAACACGCTACCTTGTTTGTTCCACTATGTACAGGAGACAAAGGATGGAGGAAGCCTGGCAACCCAAGGTTGTTTGAACACATCAATTACAATccagaaaaatattaccactCATCAGCCCTGCTGGCTTCTGCTATGGACACATTAAGTCAAAAGTACAGGCACAAAAGCAATGTGTACACcttgtcagatatttgtgctgaTTTGACAGGCTATGGAAGAAAAATGGCAGCAGCATCTTTAGGCATACCACTTACTATGAATGAGTCTGAGTATCTGATAgattatttaaacaaaacaactaAGCCCATCTACACATGCATCACACCCAGTTGTAAAATAGCAACAGACAAAATTTTCCAACTAATCACAGTGAGAGGTATACAAGATGGTCGCTTGAAAGCTCCTTTGAAGGATGCTAAAGAACAGTTGAATTTACCAGCTTACAGATGCAGAGATGTGAAAGAAATGTTTGAATTGTACTTCCAAGCAAATAATTTTCTCTCTGCAACAAACATCACTGTTTGTGAAAAGCCTTTGGAAGTAAAAACTCCATATCCAAAGTTCTTCTCTGGAAACTTGAACAAATATGGATTTGTTAAAAAGGACTGTAGTGAGGATAAAATAGAAAACTGTCCCATCATTGCTGGATATCACAATGGCAACTTTATGACAGACATGATTGAGAAATTGCATCGGGAAGTAAGCAGGATTAAGTTTGCTAAATTACATAAGTTCAAAGAAGAAGGATTGGAAGCTGCAGAGTACCAAGAGACTTTAGATAGGCTTTCAGAATTTAAAGATAATTACGAAGACAATTTTGAACtgtaa
- the scaf6 gene encoding SR-related CTD associated factor 6 isoform X2, translated as MSAAPALQQWLAANAAPLAPAAPAPPAARTDRDSLAAQVNMLKEQITQSENNLNAQHKVLIQQQQTKINELVSKAQVETIQSLASDNHINLTELDNILQPIIDTCTKDSISSGKGWILQHATSHDAGKVISQHLLRKVTQPGAAFTQKLHIIYLVNDVLHHCARKNAEDLKKNLENVVVPMFCNASIAVTEEQEAKLNKLLRLWESKSNYFETAVIDKMKSPTSSYQEYQNNLVAQHASAISHLTQQTKSTFENYQTQHQAFVAHTMQQIQQLEMQKHTMEMQNNHEQSNDSMNQNNIQNNFQNSFSDQSFNSMNYDQNFNATTQQLYGSESGDNYASNNSLSGNENSYDSQIFDQMKNQNNTEKEEVDLSHLPNVNFSQPPPGFQPEPPVLVGFGNGLPDLTKPPPGFPPLLEINNDELMPSVPYFELPAGLMVPLIMLEEDRYRPLDPAKIRLPPPAPPNDRLLAAVDAFYASPNHERPRDNEGWEKLGLYEYYKAKNAARKQKEEEIANGRRERSRSPTPIPKDLQKQPSPPGRRYRSKSRTPEKPSPVKSKSRSPSPRRRSTAWRRERDSRRRSRSRSRSRSRSRSRERERHRESPRSRRVERSRSPTPPSFLSNSASYPASSSGLDASNKGHQLLQKMGWSAGGLGAAGQGIAEPISGGHVRDKQDQYKGVGVNLNDPYENFRKNKGAAFITRMKERALERSS; from the exons ATGTCGGCGGCGCCGGCCCTGCAGCAGTGGCTCGCGGCCAATGCAGCACCGCTCGCGccagccgcgcccgcgccgcccgcggcgCGCACCGACCGCGACTCTCTCGCTGCGCAAGTCAACATGCTCAAAGAGCAAATAACTCAGTCTGAGAACAATCTCAATGCTCAACATAAG GTGTTGATACAGCAGCAGCAGACTAAAATCAATGAATTGGTCAGCAAAGCTCAAGTAGAAACAATTCAGTCACTAGCAAGTGATAACCACATTAATCTAACCGAACTTGACAACATACTGCAACCAATTATTGATACTTGCACTAAGGATAGCATATCATCAG GCAAGGGCTGGATCTTGCAGCATGCCACATCCCACGATGCGGGGAAAGTGATATCACAGCATCTGTTGCGCAAAGTAACTCAGCCTGGAGCTGCTTTCACGCAGAAGCTTCACATCATTTACCTTGTGAATGATGTGCTTCACCATTG TGCACGCAAAAACGCAGAAGATCTcaagaaaaatttggaaaatgtGGTGGTACCAATGTTTTGCAATGCCAGTATAg CCGTGACGGAGGAGCAGGAGGCTAAGTTAAATAAGCTGCTCCGGCTGTGGGAGTCCAAGTCTAACTATTTCGAGACGGCAGTCATCGACAAGATGAAGAGCCCCACAAGCAGCTACCAGGAGTACCAGAACAACCTGGTGGCCCAGCACGCCAGCGCCATCTCGCATCTCACGCAACAAACTAAATCCACCTTTGAGAA TTACCAAACCCAACATCAAGCCTTTGTCGCTCACACGATGCAACAAATACAGCAACTCGAGATGCAAAAGCACACTATGGAAATGCAAAATAACCACGAACAAAGTAATGATAGCATGAATCAGAATAATATACAGAATAACTTCCAAAATAGTTTTAGTGATCAAAGTTTCAATTCAATGAACTATGATCAGAATTTTAATGCAACTACTCAGCAGCTGTATGGTAGTGAGAGTGGTGATAATTATGCTTCCAATAATAGCTTAAGTGGGAATGAGAACAGTTATGACAGTCAAATATTTGATCAAATGAAGAATCAGAACAATACGGAGAAAGAAGAGGTTGACTTGTCACATTTGCCAAACGTGAATTTCTCTCAGCCCCCACCGGGGTTCCAGCCTGAACCTCCTGTGCTAGTCGGGTTCGGAAATGGTCTTCCAGATCTTACTAAACCCCCACCAGGCTTCCCTCCACTACTCGAAATCAATAACGACGAATTGATGCCTTCTGTACCATACTTCGAATTACCAGCTGGTTTAATGGTGCCTCTGATTATG CTAGAAGAAGACCGATATAGACCTTTGGACCCAGCGAAAATCCGTCTACCTCCCCCTGCCCCACCAAACGACAGGCTATTGGCTGCGGTAGACGCCTTCTACGCATCACCTAACCATGAGCGGCCCAGAGACAA CGAGGGATGGGAAAAACTAGGCCTGTACGAATACTACAAAGCTAAAAACGCAGCTAGGAAGCAGAAAGAAGAAGAGATTGCAAATGGCAGACGAGAAAGGTCGAGATCACCCACACCCATACCAAAGGATTTGCAGAAACAGCCCTCGCCACCAGGAAGAAGATACAG GTCAAAGAGTAGAACGCCAGAAAAACCGTCCCCAGTGAAGTCAAAATCGCGGTCACCTTCGCCACGGAGACGATCGACGGCATGGAGGAGGGAACGAGACA gTCGCAGAAGATCGCGGTCGCGGTCTAGGTCGCGGTCGCGCAGCCGGTCGCGAGAGCGCGAGCGCCACCGCGAGTCCCCGCGGTCGCGCCGCGTCGAACGCTCGCGGTCGCCTACACCTCCTAGCTTCCT AAGTAATTCCGCATCATATCCCGCGTCGTCGAGCGGCCTGGACGCGAGCAACAAGGGCCACCAGCTGCTGCAGAAGATGGGGTGGAGCGCCGGCGGGCTGGGCGCTGCGGGGCAGGGCATCGCGGAGCCCATCAGTGGCGGCCATGTGCGCGACAAGCAGGACCAATACAAAG GCGTTGGTGTAAATCTGAATGATCCATATGAAAACTTCAGGAAGAACAAAGGTGCAGCATTTATCACGAGAATGAAAGAAAGAGCTCTAGAGCGCTCGTCATGA
- the scaf6 gene encoding SR-related CTD associated factor 6 isoform X1: MELPQPPQDQDLRNIIDKLAQFVARNGPEFEKMTKNKQKNNPKFSFLYGGEYFNYYQYKVTTEQAILKQSAGGQAAAPAGAFMAQNRQYVLPQQGSATAAQIGLAASMSAAPALQQWLAANAAPLAPAAPAPPAARTDRDSLAAQVNMLKEQITQSENNLNAQHKVLIQQQQTKINELVSKAQVETIQSLASDNHINLTELDNILQPIIDTCTKDSISSGKGWILQHATSHDAGKVISQHLLRKVTQPGAAFTQKLHIIYLVNDVLHHCARKNAEDLKKNLENVVVPMFCNASIAVTEEQEAKLNKLLRLWESKSNYFETAVIDKMKSPTSSYQEYQNNLVAQHASAISHLTQQTKSTFENYQTQHQAFVAHTMQQIQQLEMQKHTMEMQNNHEQSNDSMNQNNIQNNFQNSFSDQSFNSMNYDQNFNATTQQLYGSESGDNYASNNSLSGNENSYDSQIFDQMKNQNNTEKEEVDLSHLPNVNFSQPPPGFQPEPPVLVGFGNGLPDLTKPPPGFPPLLEINNDELMPSVPYFELPAGLMVPLIMLEEDRYRPLDPAKIRLPPPAPPNDRLLAAVDAFYASPNHERPRDNEGWEKLGLYEYYKAKNAARKQKEEEIANGRRERSRSPTPIPKDLQKQPSPPGRRYRSKSRTPEKPSPVKSKSRSPSPRRRSTAWRRERDSRRRSRSRSRSRSRSRSRERERHRESPRSRRVERSRSPTPPSFLSNSASYPASSSGLDASNKGHQLLQKMGWSAGGLGAAGQGIAEPISGGHVRDKQDQYKGVGVNLNDPYENFRKNKGAAFITRMKERALERSS, translated from the exons atggaACTGCCGCAGCCACCTCAAG ATCAAGACCTGCGCAACATAATAGACAAACTGGCGCAGTTTGTCGCAAGAAATGGCCCCGAATTCGAGAAGATGACTAAAAATAAGCAAAAGAACAACCCGAAGTTCAGTTTCCTCTACGGCGGGGAATACTTCAATTACTACCAGTATAAAGTGACGACGGAGCAAGCAA TTCTAAAGCAATCGGCCGGTGGCCAGGCGGCCGCTCCCGCCGGGGCCTTTATGGCTCAGAACAGGCAATATGTACTGCCCCAACAGGGCAGCGCGACGGCCGCACAGATCGGGCTCGCCGCTTCCATGTCGGCGGCGCCGGCCCTGCAGCAGTGGCTCGCGGCCAATGCAGCACCGCTCGCGccagccgcgcccgcgccgcccgcggcgCGCACCGACCGCGACTCTCTCGCTGCGCAAGTCAACATGCTCAAAGAGCAAATAACTCAGTCTGAGAACAATCTCAATGCTCAACATAAG GTGTTGATACAGCAGCAGCAGACTAAAATCAATGAATTGGTCAGCAAAGCTCAAGTAGAAACAATTCAGTCACTAGCAAGTGATAACCACATTAATCTAACCGAACTTGACAACATACTGCAACCAATTATTGATACTTGCACTAAGGATAGCATATCATCAG GCAAGGGCTGGATCTTGCAGCATGCCACATCCCACGATGCGGGGAAAGTGATATCACAGCATCTGTTGCGCAAAGTAACTCAGCCTGGAGCTGCTTTCACGCAGAAGCTTCACATCATTTACCTTGTGAATGATGTGCTTCACCATTG TGCACGCAAAAACGCAGAAGATCTcaagaaaaatttggaaaatgtGGTGGTACCAATGTTTTGCAATGCCAGTATAg CCGTGACGGAGGAGCAGGAGGCTAAGTTAAATAAGCTGCTCCGGCTGTGGGAGTCCAAGTCTAACTATTTCGAGACGGCAGTCATCGACAAGATGAAGAGCCCCACAAGCAGCTACCAGGAGTACCAGAACAACCTGGTGGCCCAGCACGCCAGCGCCATCTCGCATCTCACGCAACAAACTAAATCCACCTTTGAGAA TTACCAAACCCAACATCAAGCCTTTGTCGCTCACACGATGCAACAAATACAGCAACTCGAGATGCAAAAGCACACTATGGAAATGCAAAATAACCACGAACAAAGTAATGATAGCATGAATCAGAATAATATACAGAATAACTTCCAAAATAGTTTTAGTGATCAAAGTTTCAATTCAATGAACTATGATCAGAATTTTAATGCAACTACTCAGCAGCTGTATGGTAGTGAGAGTGGTGATAATTATGCTTCCAATAATAGCTTAAGTGGGAATGAGAACAGTTATGACAGTCAAATATTTGATCAAATGAAGAATCAGAACAATACGGAGAAAGAAGAGGTTGACTTGTCACATTTGCCAAACGTGAATTTCTCTCAGCCCCCACCGGGGTTCCAGCCTGAACCTCCTGTGCTAGTCGGGTTCGGAAATGGTCTTCCAGATCTTACTAAACCCCCACCAGGCTTCCCTCCACTACTCGAAATCAATAACGACGAATTGATGCCTTCTGTACCATACTTCGAATTACCAGCTGGTTTAATGGTGCCTCTGATTATG CTAGAAGAAGACCGATATAGACCTTTGGACCCAGCGAAAATCCGTCTACCTCCCCCTGCCCCACCAAACGACAGGCTATTGGCTGCGGTAGACGCCTTCTACGCATCACCTAACCATGAGCGGCCCAGAGACAA CGAGGGATGGGAAAAACTAGGCCTGTACGAATACTACAAAGCTAAAAACGCAGCTAGGAAGCAGAAAGAAGAAGAGATTGCAAATGGCAGACGAGAAAGGTCGAGATCACCCACACCCATACCAAAGGATTTGCAGAAACAGCCCTCGCCACCAGGAAGAAGATACAG GTCAAAGAGTAGAACGCCAGAAAAACCGTCCCCAGTGAAGTCAAAATCGCGGTCACCTTCGCCACGGAGACGATCGACGGCATGGAGGAGGGAACGAGACA gTCGCAGAAGATCGCGGTCGCGGTCTAGGTCGCGGTCGCGCAGCCGGTCGCGAGAGCGCGAGCGCCACCGCGAGTCCCCGCGGTCGCGCCGCGTCGAACGCTCGCGGTCGCCTACACCTCCTAGCTTCCT AAGTAATTCCGCATCATATCCCGCGTCGTCGAGCGGCCTGGACGCGAGCAACAAGGGCCACCAGCTGCTGCAGAAGATGGGGTGGAGCGCCGGCGGGCTGGGCGCTGCGGGGCAGGGCATCGCGGAGCCCATCAGTGGCGGCCATGTGCGCGACAAGCAGGACCAATACAAAG GCGTTGGTGTAAATCTGAATGATCCATATGAAAACTTCAGGAAGAACAAAGGTGCAGCATTTATCACGAGAATGAAAGAAAGAGCTCTAGAGCGCTCGTCATGA
- the LOC141433489 gene encoding pre-mRNA-splicing factor RBM22-like, whose translation MAVSKTTNTYNRQRWEDSDFPILCQTCLGDNPYIRMHKEKYGKECKVCVRPFTIFRWCPGSRMRFKKTEICQTCSRIKNVCQTCLLDLEYGLPIQVRDAALKIQDDMPRNEVNNKCYIQNLDSQMSKFDSTQPSNSALKSKGGSNLLLKLARTAPYYKRNRSHVCSFWVKGECRRGEKCAYRHEKPTARNDPLADQNIKDRYYGVNDPVAEKLLRQAAVTPALPAPEDRTVTTL comes from the exons ATGGCTGTGTCGAAAACCACAAATACGTATAATCGTCAAAGATGGGAAGATTCG GATTTCCCAATTTTATGCCAAACATGCCTGGGGGACAATCCATACATTCGAATG caCAAAGAAAAGTACGGCAAGGAATGTAAAGTATGTGTTCGTCCATTCACTATCTTTCGCTGGTGCCCAGGCTCCAGAATGCGCTTCAAGAAAACAGAGATTTGTCAGACATGTTCCAGGATAAAAAATGTTTGTCAAACATGCTTGTTAGATTTGGAGTATGGTCTGCCGATCCAAGTCAGAGATGCAGCGCTTAAAATACAAGATGATATGCCTCGTAATGAAGTTAACAACAAGTGTTACATTCAGAACTTAGATAGTCAGATGTCTAAATTTGATTCTACCCAGCCGAGTAATTCTGCGCTCAAGTCTAAAGGTGGTTCAAACTTACTATTGAAGTTGGCAAGGACCGCTCCCTATTATAAACGGAACCGATCTCATGTGTGCTCATTCTGGGTGAAAGGCGAGTGTCGGAGGGGAGAAAAGTGCGCATATCGGCATGAGAAACCAACTGCCCGAAATGATCCTCTCGCTGACCAGAACATTAAAGACAG aTACTATGGTGTAAATGACCCCGTGGCTGAGAAGCTGTTGCGACAAGCTGCAGTCACGCCTGCACTGCCTGCACCTGAAGACAGGACAGTTACTACACTCTAA
- the LOC141433490 gene encoding vesicle-fusing ATPase 1-like isoform X1: MYSSLRMKAAKCPSDELAITNCALINKEDFPSDVKHIEVTTGPSQSFVFSIRFYSGVESGTVGFSAPQRKWATLSINQPIDVKPYKPQSAECLCSVTLEADFMSKKTVSTEPYDSEQMARDFLIQFGNQMFTVGQQLAFSFQDKKVLSLIVKNLEAVDVQALAQGANAVPRRVRMGRLLPDACIQFDKAENSSLNLVGKAKGKQPRQSIINPDWDFGKMGIGGLDNEFNAIFRRAFASRVFPPEVVEQLGCKHVKGILLYGPPGTGKTLMARQIGKMLNAREPKIVNGPQILDKYVGESEANIRRLFADAEEEEKRAGPNSGLHIIIFDEIDAICKARGSVGGNSGVHDTVVNQLLSKIDGVDQLNNILVIGMTNRRDMIDEALMRPGRLEVQMEIGLPDEKGRVQILNIHTKRMREYKKIAHDVDNKELAAMTKNFSGAELEGLVRAAQSTAMNRLIKASSKVEVDPEAMEKLMVERGDFLHALENDIKPAFGTAAEALEHFLARGVINWGAPVASIFEDGQLYIQQARATEASGLVSVLLEGPPNSGKTALAAQLAKMSDFPFVKVCSPEDMVGFTETSKCLQIRKYFDDAYRSSLSCILVDNIERLLDYGPIGPRYSNLTLQALLVLLKKQPPKGRKLLILCTSSRRQVLEDMEIVSAFTGVLHVPNLSQPEHVLAVLEESDAFSKRDLQKIQHDLRGARIFIGIKKLLALVDMVKQTEAENRVFKFLTKMQEEGGLDLGTTIQ; encoded by the exons atgtattcctcATTG CGTATGAAGGCCGCTAAATGTCCTTCGGACGAGTTGGCGATCACTAACTGCGCCCTTATAAACAAAGAAGACTTTCCTAGTGATGtgaa GCATATAGAAGTAACAACGGGACCCTCTCAGAGTTTTGTCTTTAGTATTCGCTTCTACAGTGGAGTGGAAAGCGGAACCGTGGGGTTCTCAGCCCCACAAAGGAAATGGGCTACATTGTCCATTAACCAA ccTATTGATGTGAAGCCTTATAAGCCTCAAAGTGCGGAATGCCTGTGCAGTGTGACTCTGGAAGCAGACTTCATGTCTAAGAAAAC cGTTTCAACGGAGCCGTACGACTCTGAACAAATGGCTCGCGATTTTCTTATCCAGTTCGGTAATCAGATGTTCACTGTGGGGCAACAGCTCGCCTTTTCTTTCCAAGATAAGAAGGTGTTGTCGCTCATCGTCAAGAACTTGGAAG CGGTGGACGTCCAGGCCTTGGCGCAGGGCGCGAATGCGGTGCCGCGACGCGTGCGCATGGGCCGGCTTCTGCCCGATGCCTGCATACAGTTCGATAAGGCCGAGAACTCCTCGCTCAACCTCGTGGGGAAGGCTAAGGG CAAGCAGCCGCGTCAATCCATCATCAACCCTGACTGGGACTTCGGCAAGATGGGTATTGGTGGTCTGGACAACGAATTCAACGCAATCTTCCGCCGAGCGTTCGCTTCCCGCGTATTCCCGCCAGAAGTAGTTGAACAGTTGG GTTGTAAGCACGTGAAGGGTATCCTGCTGTACGGTCCACCTGGTACGGGTAAAACCCTCATGGCTCGGCAGATCGGTAAAATGTTGAACGCTCGCGAACCCAAGATTGTCAACGGCCCTCAAATCTTGGACAAATATGTCGGCGAGAGCGAGGCCAACATTCGCAGACTGTTCGCTGACGCCGAAGAGGAAGAAAAAAGG GCTGGTCCCAACAGCGGTcttcacatcattatatttgaTGAGATCGACGCTATTTGCAAGGCCAGAGGGTCAGTCGGTGGAAATTCGGGAGTGCACGACACTGTTGTCAATCAGTTGCTTTCAAAGATTGACG GTGTGGATCAGCTAAACAATATCCTCGTGATCGGTATGACGAATCGTCGGGACATGATTGACGAGGCGCTGATGCGGCCGGGCCGTCTAGAGGTGCAGATGGAAATAGGCTTGCCCGACGAGAAGGGGCGAGTCCAAATCTTGAATATCCATACCAAGCGCATGCGGGAGTACAAGAAGATCGCTCACGATGTAGATAATAAG GAACTAGCAGCAATGACAAAGAACTTTTCCGGTGCTGAGCTGGAAGGTTTAGTGAGGGCAGCGCAGTCCACGGCTATGAACCGACTCATCAAGGCTTCCAGCAAAGTCGAGGTGGACCCTGAGGCTATGGAGAAGCTGATGGTGGAGCGAGGCGACTTTCTCCACGCATTGGAGAATGATATCAAACCG GCCTTTGGTACAGCAGCGGAGGCGTTAGAGCACTTCCTAGCGCGAGGCGTCATCAACTGGGGTGCTCCGGTGGCGTCCATCTTCGAAGACGGACAACTGTACATACAGCAGGCGCGTGCTACTGAGGCTAGCG GGCTTGTATCGGTGTTATTGGAAGGGCCGCCCAACAGTGGCAAGACGGCCCTAGCCGCCCAGCTGGCTAAGATGTCAGACTTCCCATTCGTCAAGGTGTGCTCGCCCGAAGACATGGTCGGGTTCACTGAAACCTCCAAGTGTCTGCAGATCAGGAAG TATTTCGACGACGCTTACCGTTCGAGTTTGTCGTGTATCCTCGTGGACAACATCGAGCGACTGTTGGATTACGGGCCCATCGGGCCGCGGTACTCCAACTTGACGCTGCAGGCATTGCTTGTGCTGCTGAAGAAGCAACCGCCCAAGGGCAGGAAACTGCTCATACTGTGCACTAGCAGTCGGAG ACAAGTCCTTGAAGACATGGAAATCGTGTCGGCCTTCACCGGCGTATTGCACGTGCCCAACCTGTCTCAGCCGGAGCACGTTCTCGCCGTGTTAGAAGAGAGCGACGCCTTCTCTAAGCGGGACCTGCAGAAGATTCAGCACGACTTGCGCGGCGCGAG GATCTTTATCGGCATCAAGAAGCTGCTAGCGCTAGTCGACATGGTGAAACAGACGGAAGCGGAGAACAGAGTGTTCAAGTTCCTAACCAAGATGCAAGAGGAGGGAGGCCTCGATCTCGGCACCACCATACAATAA
- the LOC141433491 gene encoding uncharacterized protein, whose amino-acid sequence MKKGRTAKGNELSPAKMPLMRIRSVEIVFEDEMSACTDCILDKSMELIVSDSSDDSTKCVDDLEHLQEGGDDDSVTLNAEGDFSDDNSVSLKENAVSNDIPKPDSPQSNVHDMDTQALSESVTFPIEDVSLSLLVSEMGDSGRFTEDASTSHYPNSIETVPVSSCDDALLSQSFDAINLETASTIPSTLEISDISSIIDDERNKLFEYIDSNSGSSDSTAVCEGEGSRVQLLTPLPSAATLSDDDPTFCDSSDLQYDSFVDLGKF is encoded by the coding sequence ATGAAAAAAGGCAGAACGGCCAAAGGCAACGAACTATCCCCGGCCAAAATGCCACTCATGAGAATAAGAAGCGTCGAGATCGTCTTTGAAGACGAAATGTCCGCTTGCACCGACTGCATACTCGATAAGAGCATGGAACTGATCGTCTCCGATAGTAGCGACGACTCTACCAAATGCGTCGACGACTTGGAGCATTTACAAGAGGGGGGCGACGATGATTCCGTTACGCTTAACGCGGAAGGTGACTTTTCTGATGACAATTCGGTTTCATTAAAAGAAAACGCTGTTAGCAACGACATTCCCAAGCCTGATAGTCCGCAGTCCAACGTCCATGATATGGATACGCAAGCGCTAAGCGAAAGCGTTACATTTCCAATCGAGGACGTCAGCTTGTCTCTTTTAGTGTCCGAAATGGGCGACTCCGGTCGATTCACCGAAGACGCTAGCACATCTCATTACCCGAATTCTATAGAAACTGTCCCCGTATCTTCATGCGACGATGCTTTGCTCTCTCAATCATTTGACGCTATAAACCTAGAAACCGCATCAACAATTCCGAGTACATTAGAGATATCAGATATTTCCAGTATCATTGATGATGAGAGAAACAAGCTGTTTGAGTACATAGATAGCAATAGTGGGAGTTCGGACAGCACGGCGGTGTGCGAGGGCGAAGGCTCGCGAGTGCAGCTTCTGACCCCGCTACCTAGCGCCGCGACTTTGTCCGACGACGACCCAACGTTCTGCGACAGTTCAGACCTACAATACGATTCCTTTGTAGACTTGGGCAAGTTCtaa
- the LOC141433494 gene encoding transcription elongation factor 1 homolog, with protein MGRRKSKRKPPAKRKAIEPLDQQFNCPFCNHEKSCEVKMDRARNTARIQCRVCLEDFQTTTNVLSEPIDVYNDWVDACESAN; from the exons ATGGGTCGTCGCAAATCGAAAAGAAAGCCACCAGCGAAGAGAAAAGCCATAGAACCTCTTGATCAACAATTCAACTGCCCGTTTTGCAATCATGAGAAATCCTGCGAAGTTAAAAT GGATCGAGCGAGAAATACAGCTCGAATACAATGTCGTGTCTGCTTAGAAGACTTTCAGACAACTACTAATGTACTGTCTGAGCCCATAGATGTCTACAACGACTGGGTGGATGCCTGTGAAAGCGCCAATTAA